A genomic stretch from Tribolium castaneum strain GA2 chromosome 6, icTriCast1.1, whole genome shotgun sequence includes:
- the LOC103314587 gene encoding protein rolling stone-like produces the protein MIKSWKKNCSLKQLSLEHDEPITFVVSQWQRKPKPSIVYLVYRWIIALFFLVTSVLSLWDFKYHDADASFKPKWWIYVTNWGYTTCTLQSLIVAIILSICVLAPRLRSNPNLQSSSLKFYKLYWVLNVIATGTAFEITIMYWSLIYDEKVVDVNAMTFFVHANNSVLMMIDLFVVAHPIRLLHCCYPVVFGICYVVFTVIFYAAGGTTTEGQVIIYDILDWRKPGTTTVICLAALAFTVIVHVSCWGLYKFRIWTHSKCLPKAETDCSGLNKEEKDTKGAYVNEEIANDMV, from the coding sequence ATGATAAAATCATGGAAGAAAAACTGTTCTTTGAAACAACTATCGCTCGAACACGACGAGCCAATCACATTTGTTGTTTCACAATGGCAAAGAAAGCCAAAACCCAGCATTGTATATCTGGTCTATCGTTGGATCATCGCTCTTTTCTTTCTCGTCACTTCTGTACTCTCCCTTTGGGATTTCAAGTACCACGACGCTGATGCCTCCTTCAAACCCAAATGGTGGATTTATGTGACAAATTGGGGTTACACCACTTGTACGTTACAATCTCTGATAGTTGCTATCATCTTGTCAATTTGCGTTTTGGCGCCTCGCTTGCGAAGCAATCCCAACCTGCAATCCTCATCCCTCAAATTTTACAAGCTCTACTGGGTGTTGAACGTGATTGCTACTGGTACCGCATTTgaaataactataatgtaCTGGTCTTTAATTTACGATGAAAAAGTCGTGGATGTCAACGCGATGACTTTTTTTGTTCACGCTAATAATTCCGTGTTGATGATGATAGATCTGTTTGTTGTGGCGCATCCGATTCGGCTGCTTCACTGCTGCTACCCTGTTGTGTTTGGAATATGTTACGTAGTATTTACTGTCATTTTTTACGCAGCAGGAGGCACCACCACGGAGGGACAAGTTATTATCTACGACATCCTAGACTGGCGAAAACCAGGAACTACCACAGTGATTTGTCTCGCTGCCCTCGCGTTTACTGTTATTGTGCATGTTTCTTGTTGGGGATTGTATAAATTTAGAATATGGACGCATTCAAAATGTCTTCCTAAAGCTGAAACCGACTGTAGTGGTCTTaacaaagaagaaaaagaCACGAAGGGAGCTTATGTTAATGAAGAAATTGCCAATGACATGGTCTAA